A genomic window from Aminivibrio sp. includes:
- a CDS encoding CoA transferase, producing the protein MKPLEGLVVLDMTRVLAGPFAAMMFADLGAEVIKIERPDGGDDTRAYPPFQKGESAYFMSLNRGKKSVTLNLKHEKGKEILKSLARKSDILIENFKPGTMDKLGLGYEDLRKVNPRLIYAASSGFGQTGPYSSRPAYDLIIQGMGGMMSVTGPDEHTPTKVGSSVADIFAGLFTVIGVLSAVNARNRTGRGQLVDVAMLDCMVAVLENAVSRYLVSGEIPRPIGNRHPSISPFTTLATSDGAMNIAVGNDEIWKRMCAVLGMEEYVNDPRFVDNPARVENFHALKEILEERTMKNTSEHWLAEFEKAHVPSGPINDIAHVVNDP; encoded by the coding sequence ATGAAGCCGTTGGAAGGACTTGTTGTGCTGGATATGACCCGCGTGCTGGCCGGCCCCTTTGCCGCCATGATGTTTGCCGACCTGGGCGCGGAAGTGATCAAGATCGAACGTCCCGATGGAGGGGACGATACCCGTGCGTACCCCCCCTTCCAGAAGGGGGAGAGTGCCTATTTCATGAGCCTCAACCGGGGCAAGAAGAGCGTCACGCTGAATCTGAAACACGAAAAAGGCAAGGAAATCCTCAAGTCCCTCGCCAGGAAGAGCGACATTCTCATTGAGAACTTCAAGCCCGGGACGATGGACAAGCTCGGCCTCGGCTACGAGGACCTCAGGAAGGTAAATCCCCGGCTCATCTACGCCGCAAGCTCGGGCTTCGGCCAGACGGGGCCCTACAGCTCCCGTCCCGCCTATGACCTCATCATCCAGGGTATGGGCGGCATGATGAGCGTCACCGGACCGGACGAGCACACCCCCACGAAAGTCGGCAGCTCCGTGGCGGATATTTTCGCCGGTCTGTTCACCGTCATCGGCGTCCTTTCCGCCGTGAACGCCCGGAACCGGACCGGCAGGGGGCAGCTCGTCGATGTGGCCATGCTCGACTGCATGGTGGCCGTCCTCGAAAACGCCGTCTCCAGGTACCTGGTCAGCGGCGAGATCCCGCGCCCCATCGGCAACCGTCATCCCTCCATATCCCCTTTCACCACCCTCGCGACGTCCGACGGCGCAATGAACATCGCCGTGGGGAACGACGAAATCTGGAAGAGAATGTGCGCCGTGCTCGGCATGGAAGAGTACGTGAACGATCCCCGCTTTGTCGACAACCCCGCCAGAGTGGAGAATTTTCACGCCCTGAAGGAAATACTCGAGGAGAGGACCATGAAGAATACTTCGGAGCACTGGCTTGCCGAGTTTGAAAAGGCGCATGTCCCGAGCGGGCCCATCAACGACATAGCCCACGTGGTCAACGACCC